One region of Micromonospora ureilytica genomic DNA includes:
- a CDS encoding DUF6197 family protein: protein MNPTQKQPTTPAALADLTPADTLRCAARYLELRGWTQGDPYELGEHDSFPPACTLGAITMAVYGHLASIEDQQDGDDASATLRDATVRCLADFLWQDGRVPDFDATSGSWYSSSEVVSDWNDDASQTLPDVLDILRACAEDYDWTHATEDDLETYAEHEYSQERLPTRAGFLVWRAAR from the coding sequence ATGAACCCTACCCAAAAACAGCCCACCACCCCCGCCGCGCTGGCCGACCTGACCCCGGCCGACACCCTGCGCTGCGCCGCCCGCTACCTCGAACTTCGAGGCTGGACCCAGGGCGACCCCTACGAGCTGGGCGAGCACGACTCGTTTCCGCCGGCCTGCACCCTCGGTGCCATCACCATGGCCGTCTACGGCCACCTCGCCAGCATCGAAGACCAGCAGGACGGCGACGACGCCTCTGCGACCCTGCGAGACGCCACAGTCCGCTGCCTGGCTGACTTCCTCTGGCAAGACGGGCGCGTGCCCGACTTCGACGCCACCAGCGGCTCCTGGTACTCCAGCAGCGAGGTCGTGTCGGACTGGAACGACGACGCCTCCCAAACCCTGCCCGATGTCCTGGACATCCTGCGCGCCTGCGCCGAGGACTACGACTGGACCCACGCCACCGAAGACGACCTCGAAACCTACGCGGAGCACGAGTACAGCCAGGAACGGCTGCCGACCCGCGCCGGGTTCCTCGTCTGGCGGGCTGCCCGATGA
- a CDS encoding DUF6197 family protein, whose amino-acid sequence MSSVSALPTGNVHAVLDRAALYLGRYGWTPTGLYDAHDACPAKCACHRTGTYPASVLGAIRAAVFGRPRWYLTGITDAEQRAYSAAVEWFNTYLIAVGHAGLHAPVFDWETLPGRTPADVIEALCAAAIAYRRHTIRRAA is encoded by the coding sequence ATGAGCAGCGTCTCCGCGTTGCCGACCGGCAACGTTCACGCCGTCCTCGACCGTGCCGCCCTCTACCTGGGCCGCTACGGCTGGACCCCGACCGGCCTCTACGACGCCCACGACGCCTGCCCGGCGAAGTGCGCCTGTCACCGCACCGGCACCTACCCGGCGTCGGTCCTCGGCGCGATCCGGGCCGCCGTGTTCGGCCGCCCCCGCTGGTACTTGACCGGCATCACCGACGCCGAGCAGCGCGCCTACAGCGCCGCCGTCGAGTGGTTCAACACCTACCTCATCGCCGTGGGCCACGCCGGCCTTCACGCCCCGGTCTTCGACTGGGAAACCCTGCCCGGCCGCACCCCGGCCGACGTCATCGAGGCGCTGTGCGCCGCCGCCATCGCCTACCGCCGACACACCATCCGGAGGGCCGCATGA
- a CDS encoding RRQRL motif-containing zinc-binding protein, which produces MVFYDPTGERYGLPTYPYKFAPGDLLTRRQLRARDLRPGGQDPAAQILWRRGKRIAYLYRLDLAVPKRTATPAQLAAIDKALTARRTCPDCGQVKPYYIPRRTGSCFDCTPGGSL; this is translated from the coding sequence ATGGTGTTCTACGACCCGACCGGCGAGCGCTACGGCCTGCCGACCTACCCCTACAAGTTCGCCCCCGGCGACCTGCTGACCCGCCGGCAACTCCGTGCCCGCGACCTGCGCCCCGGCGGCCAAGACCCCGCCGCGCAGATCCTCTGGCGTCGCGGCAAGCGCATCGCCTACCTGTACCGGCTCGACCTCGCCGTCCCGAAGCGGACCGCGACCCCCGCCCAGTTGGCGGCCATCGACAAGGCGCTCACCGCCCGGCGTACCTGCCCCGACTGCGGCCAGGTCAAGCCCTACTACATCCCCCGCCGAACCGGCTCCTGCTTCGACTGCACCCCTGGAGGTTCCCTGTGA
- a CDS encoding NUDIX hydrolase: MDPALIDWTTRQAHAAIPFSVIDGRPVNPCQQTTVRYGRNELGHWGEQLCADALVSLTDTSGHRWILLIERADGHGWALPGGYVDTGETPGHAAARELAEETGLTIPHATWAIEPPRYVPDPRASDEAWMVTVLARTHLGTYPADAFPAIAHADDAAQAAWVRADTYDALTTHLPCCDIFAAHRPLLTSALNPANH, translated from the coding sequence ATGGACCCTGCCCTCATCGACTGGACGACCCGGCAAGCCCACGCCGCCATCCCGTTCAGCGTCATCGACGGCCGACCCGTCAACCCCTGCCAGCAGACCACCGTCCGCTACGGCCGCAACGAACTCGGCCACTGGGGCGAACAGCTCTGCGCCGACGCCCTCGTCTCTCTGACCGACACCAGCGGCCACCGCTGGATCCTCCTGATTGAACGCGCCGACGGCCACGGCTGGGCACTGCCCGGCGGATACGTCGACACCGGCGAAACCCCCGGCCACGCTGCCGCCCGTGAACTGGCCGAAGAAACCGGCCTCACCATCCCCCACGCCACCTGGGCCATCGAGCCTCCGCGCTACGTGCCCGACCCGCGCGCCTCCGATGAGGCATGGATGGTCACCGTCCTCGCCCGCACCCACCTCGGCACCTACCCCGCCGACGCCTTCCCGGCCATCGCCCACGCCGACGACGCGGCACAAGCCGCCTGGGTCCGCGCCGACACCTACGACGCGCTCACCACCCACCTGCCCTGCTGCGACATCTTCGCCGCCCACCGACCCCTACTCACCTCGGCCCTCAACCCGGCCAACCACTGA